The Vibrio toranzoniae sequence GCTATTTTGATGGAGAACTTTTTGAAATCGATGTTCATTATCGCTGGGCTGGCGATTGGCTTAGCGGTGCCTGGGCTGTTATTCTACCGCCGTAGACCTATCGTTTAGCGTTAATTTTCTTTTTAAGAACAGGACTTTCGATTTATGATCATCAGTATGATAGCAGCAATGGCAGACAATCGTGTCATTGGTAAAGACAACCAGATGCCATGGCATTTGCCTGCGGACTTCGCATGGTTTAAACGCTCTACAATGGGCAAACCAGTAGTGATGGGGCGTAAGACCTATGAGTCGATTGGACGACATTTACCTGGTCGATTGAATGTTGTAATCAGTCGTGATGAGAATTTGAAAATTGAAGGTGTGACGACCGTTACTTCGATAGAACAAGCTTTAGAGCTAGTCAGTGAGGTTGAAGAGGTAATGATCATTGGTGGTGGCTCGATTTATGAAACTTGCTTACCTAAAGCTGACAAGCTTTACCTTACTTATATCGATTTAGCCGTTGATGGTGATACAAAGTTCCCTGATTGGGGAGAAGGTTGGAAGCAGAGCTTTCATGATACCTATCAAGCGGATGAGAAAAACAAACACAACATGGAGTTTGTGATCCTTGAGCGTTAACTGTGGTTATTAATAGTTAGGTTCTGAAAAATACTTGCGTTACTGGTTCAGTAGC is a genomic window containing:
- the folA gene encoding type 3 dihydrofolate reductase — protein: MIISMIAAMADNRVIGKDNQMPWHLPADFAWFKRSTMGKPVVMGRKTYESIGRHLPGRLNVVISRDENLKIEGVTTVTSIEQALELVSEVEEVMIIGGGSIYETCLPKADKLYLTYIDLAVDGDTKFPDWGEGWKQSFHDTYQADEKNKHNMEFVILER